In Papaver somniferum cultivar HN1 unplaced genomic scaffold, ASM357369v1 unplaced-scaffold_117, whole genome shotgun sequence, the DNA window tgactgcGATACTTAGAGACTTAAGGTTTGTCTCTACATTGCCAAAATTTATCGTCTTAGGTTCGCAGCATTAAAGCACGATATGTATACGAAgggaacaaaacacatgaaccttgagtatatatcCGTGAATTAGgaaattcagaaacaatagttTTTCATTTATCGCTTAAGCACAATTGCATTCGGCAATGCAGTTAAGGTGCGTTTGGATATAGAATTTTATAAGTGGGATTTATGGGTCCAtaggatttggtggaattacgtttTCTTCGGAATGTTTGGTTGCCTAAATCCCTGGAATCATGTTTCCCACGGGaatcagttttccagcaaatcctccatatggagtccgacccctccccctaagatttgctaggaaacttatcaagggattcaTGGACCCACCTTTTTTAACTTTAAATCTCATATATATTCAATTTTAAGATTTTAAGGATAATACCAAATAGTATATGGACTTAAAAATAAGATAATTTtatgaatcctaagaattttaaaTGAGTTGTCAAACAAACAAGGGATTTACATGAATtccagaatttgtaatcccatgagATTATAAATCCTCGAAATCGTGAATTCTGCAAACAACACACACCATTAATGAATAATTACcttttaagacctcttaagaaaagattaaaatcttaGGTCTGTGGGAGTAATTGCTTATTGAACTCAGCTAATTTATGTGCTAACTTTTGGACACTTATTGAGCTCTAACTAATgttattttgaattatttctgtataCATGTTTAATATACATTTACgtgaatggatgaatgttaaCTGAAATCGTCTTTCTGAAAGACAtcactggaccattatgatactCCTATTTAAGGCCTAGTTGAGAAAAATACTcatgttgtggtacatggaagggaacatgttgataacaagacaatgTGCAACCACTATGACTCGCATGAATAACATATTTGATCAAGGTATTACGTTAACCACTAAAATTATTATTTATCAATTACGCCACCTTATGTTTCCTGCAATTACCATTTAtagattatcacatggaccagtgggagaatgtaagataaTTTCTTATATGATAATTATCTCTATTGGGCCCATGTGAGAATCTGGTTATATTTTAAGATATTGCTAAATATCTAATCCATGGTTTATATAAGGAGTTAGTATCATATTTatgctcttccttgatggacggtcgagatctaatgtctaatactaaaaccctaggaacttggtcctctctatacctatgaaagggaaacaataacCATTACTATTGTATCCAAGAATTTTAGTCATTACGGCTAAGGTTAAGAGAGAGAAAacatgacctccacaaggtattaccgCTGTTATAAAGATGATCGGTATCGTAACACGGATTAGCGCTACCAGGTATTCTCCATTAACaattcttgcatattttatcgtgtgattatcatgaagttcaacgatcctaaaTTACGTTTCCATAAATTAAATCTTATAACAGATGCAAAAACAAAATTCCTATATACATCATGAATGATTTGTGTAACTCTCTACACTGATAGTGCTCTTTTGTATGGATAAAGTAAAAACATCATGCCCCAAGAGACGAATATCCGGTGCGTATGAACCGGGTTACAGGCTTGTATTTATTAAAGTGAGAAATGTCACAAAGAAGGTAACACTATACAGCCCACAAATCAACATATCAGAAacgaacaacaacaacatctgaTAACCCACAAAGAAGGCAATCCAAATAACAACAGCACACCACTTGACAGAGACACATGCAGACTTCATGATCCCATCACATAGAAGCTTCAATAGTGATGGTGAACAAGCAACAAGCACCAATGAAATTCACCGTCAATACAGATTAAGCTCTCGCCTCGCTTGTCCGACAAGTAACCATAACTTCAATAATACAAGTATCGTGTTGCAGATATCCCTTTGAGCGGTCATGGAGTTGGGCAAGAGGCATGAATGACGACCAACCCCGTCCGGTAGCAGAATCACGAGTGAATTTGTGTTTTCCTTCTGTAAAAAACAAAAGATTATGGAGGTTTATAATACAATTAATTCGCTACAAATACAAATATGCATATCCCATTATATAATACAGACCTGGTCCTTTAAAGTTGTTTGCGCTATTGGTTTGACTTGTAACAACGAAACTGTACTCTGCATAAGGCAATTTGTTCTTGTCAGCTGGGACGAGGAAAAGTGCTAACTGATCATATGTTTTGCTGGTTCCTTTCGGGTATACTTCCACTTTCCTATAAGAGAAATCCGTGATACTCAATAAAAAGcagaaaccaaaaaataaaagaaaaagattttaGCGTGCCAAGTAAATAGTTGTAGCTAAGATGATGAGATACCATTTCAGATTACGCACAGAGAAAACAGCAGACTCATGTTTAGGGCCTAGCTTCGAGAAGGTGTTAAGCTTCCATTGGAACTTGACAGATGTATAAGAATCAAGTATCTGAGATGACATTTTCAGTAAAGATTGATGGAATTAAGCAAAAGATAGAGATGTTTTGGGTGACACAATAGAAGTGTATGGCGAGGGTATTTATAAGCTTTTTGTTTTTAAACTGTCCGCGTAATCCAAATGGGATGTATTCACATTGAACCTTAAGGAAATGCATAAACTACACTAAATTATTCAGTCAACTAGGGCTGGGTTAACTTATTGGTGCGTTCTATTCAATAGCGGAAATGCCGGGAATTCGATGTTTTCTTCATTTGATTAATAACAAGTTTTATAAGTGGACATGTTACCTGATCATCTCTAAGGCGATTTCCCAGCTAACCACCATGTCAGATCCATCGTATATAGTGCGCGTTAACCTGTCATCACCTATCAAAAATTTATAAAAACAGTAAGTTGATCGAAAGTCCAATCGCTAGCTAAGACAAGGAGAGGTAGGTAGTTGCAACTTGCAACATTGTTAAAACAATAAGCTAGATAATTGTTCAATGTCAACAAATAAG includes these proteins:
- the LOC113329595 gene encoding ubiquitin carboxyl-terminal hydrolase 13-like; its protein translation is MSSQILDSYTSVKFQWKLNTFSKLGPKHESAVFSVRNLKWKVEVYPKGTSKTYDQLALFLVPADKNKLPYAEYSFVVTSQTNSANNFKGPEGKHKFTRDSATGRGWSSFMPLAQLHDRSKGYLQHDTCIIEVMVTCRTSEARA